The DNA segment GTCCCGGCCCAAAGTGCGCGTTGCGTGGTCAGCGGTCTGGCGTGGAGCAACATGTCCCCATCCCATCAACAGCGCATCTTGGACGCGCTCTACGACGCGCTGGCGCCTGGCGGCGAATTCGTCGGCTTCGCCTACAGCGCGTTTCGCTACTATCCAACCACGGTCTGCTTCCGCCGCCTGCTCCGCAAACGGTTCGCCACCTTTGAAACCATCCCCACCATCTGGCGAAATTTGCCTCCCGCTTACGTGTATCGGTGCCGTAAACTGGGTTGAATATGAAACTGATGGGTATTGGCGATGAGGCGGGCGCGAGCCTGGTCACGCAACTTGAAGCCACGCAAGAACTGGGTTGGAAATTCATTGAATTGCGCACTGTGGAAGTCGCGGGGCATCCCAAGGCCAACTTGCACGATCTCTCGGACACCGCGTTCGAGGCGGCGGTGCAATTGATCGAGCCGTCCGGCATTCAGGTGTACTGCTTCGGTTCCACCGTGATGAACTGGGCAAAGCAATTGGCGGATCCATTCGACCTCACCCTCGCCGAAGTGCAACGCTGCATCCCGCGCATGAAACGCCTGGGCGCCAAGTTCGTTCGCATCATGAGCTTCAAACCGGCGGATACGGATTATCGCATTCCGACCGAGGCCTTGCGTCGGGTTAAAGACGTGACGAACCGCTTCCTGGATGCGGGCCTGCAACCGGTGCATGAAAACTGCATGAACTACGGCGGCATGAGCTGGCAGCACACGCTCGAATTGCTCGACCAATGCCCCGGACTGAAACTCGTCTTCGACACCGCCAACCCGGTGTTCAATCCCGATCGCAGCCGCCCGCGACCCTGGCCGCGCCAGGACGCCTGGGAATTTTGGACCCACGTCCGCGATCACGTCGTTCACATCCACATCAAGGATGCGAGCTACGATCCCGGAACCCACACCGAAACCTACCATTGGCCGGGGGCAGGCCAGGGTTACGTCCGGGAAATTTTGGCGGACGCCAAACAACGCGGTTACACTGGCGGTCTGAGCATCGAACCGCACATGGTCACGGTGTTTCACGATCCGCAAGCCGCCGCGAACGTGCCCGCAGATGCCGCGCGAAAAAACTTCGTCGCGTATGGGCAACGTCTGCAAGCGCTGCGACCCTGACTCCCTCGCGTCAACATGACCATTCCGTTGTTGCAGACTCACTTTGCCGTCGCGGTCAGCGCGCTTTCCGGAGTGCTGGCCGCCAGCGGAAAACGGGTGGACCTGTTCGGCGTGCTCGTGCTGGGTCTGGTGACGGCACTGGGCGGCGGCACGATTCGCGATTTGATTTTAGACCGTCCGGTATTCTGGCTTTCCGGCACGGAATACGTGCTCAACGCGGCCGGCACTTCCACCCTGGCCTTCTTCGTGATCCGCTTCGCCAATGTTCCTCAACTGGGATTGGTCGTGGCCGACGCATTCGGCCTGGCGCTCTTCACCATTCTGGGCGCGGCAATTGCCCTGCAAGCCGGGACCGGCGCCACCAACGCGGTTGTCCTGGGCGTCATTACCGGTGTTGCCGGTGGAATTTTGCGGGATGTGCTGGTGGGCGAAATTCCGCTCGTGATGCGCACCGGCATCTACCTCTACGCCACCGCTTCCGTCGTCGGCGCGACGGCGTACGTCATCTTGGAAGCTTACCACAGCGGCAACCATTTGAATCGCGCCATCGGCATCGGCACCACACTGGCCATCCGCCTGCTTTCCATTCGCTGGAAAGTGTCACTGCCCGAATTCCCCAAATAAATTGCCAGCGCACCTTGGCAGACCGGCAACAACCGATCGTGGCAGTTGCCTTCTCACCATCAGCGGAAACATTGGCGTTACTTCGGAATACGACTGCCTCCAGTCGCAGCAATTGTCGAATTGCCAGATAATCTCGATGGAAAGGCAAGGCAATGATTGGCAGAGGAAGTGGGCATTGAGGGGACACCGCCGTCCTCGGCGGTCGTCGTTCGCGGCGCGCGGACGACATGCTGGCTAAAGTTAAAGGCCACCGAGGCTCAGAGGCTCAGAGGGGAGGACGAATTACGAGGGATGATTGTTGCTGAATCTTGGTGCGAAGCAGTTGGAGTTCAAACGCGGGACGCAAACCTATCGTCCCCCGCCGCCAATCAAAAATTTGGTCCGGTAAATCCGGTTCATCCGGTCAAAATCAGGCCCGCCCTACCAATGCGTTCGTATCACCGTTGTGCCGGGAGGGACGACTTCCATGTCGTCCCCAACTCATCAGGGACGCGGTGGAACACGTCCCCTCCCAAGGATATAAAACCGGATTGCGTTCGCCTACCCGCCCAGATACGCGCTGCGGACCTGCGGATCCGCGCGCAGCGTGGCGGAATCGGCTTGCAGAATAATTTTCCCGGTTTCCAGCACGTAACCGTAGTGAGAAATTTCCAGCGCCAGATTGGCGTTTTGTTCGACCAGCAGAATGGTCAAACCGTGCTCCCGGTTGATCTCGACGATTTTCTCGAAAATGGTTTTCACCAACAGCGGCGCAATGCCCAGCGACGGTTCATCCATCATCAAAAACCGGGGTTTGCTCATCAGCGCGCGCCCAATCGCCAGCATTTGTTGCTCGCCGCCGGACAACGTGCCGGCCGCCTGTTTCAACCGCTCCTCCAGCCGTGGAAAAATTTTGAAAACCTGTTCCAGATCCTGTCGGATGCCGATTTTGTCGCGGCGCAAATAGGCTCCCAAAAGCAAATTTTCGTGAACCGTCAGGTTGGCGAACACCATCCGCCCTTCCGGCACATGCGACAAGCCAAGCTTCACGATCTGGTGCGCGGGCAAACCGGCAATGTTTTTGCCTTGGAACAAAATCTCGCCCCGCCACGGCTTTACCAATCCGGAAATGGCGCGCAGCGTGGTGCTCTTTCCCGCACCGTTCGCGCCGATCAACGTCACAATGCGTCCGGTCTCAACCGAAAGTGAAATGTCATGCAACGCCTGGATCGCGCCGTAGCTCACATCGAGATTTTTGATCTCAAGCATGTTTGACGGCCTCCTCACCCAAATAGGCTTCGACGACACGCGCGTTGGCGCGTACCTCGGCGGGCGTGCCTTCGGCGATTTTCACGCCGTAATCCAGCACCACAATACGCTCGCAAATGCCCATCACCACCCGCATGTCGTGTTCGACCAGCAAAACCGCGATTTGAAATTTCTCCTTGATGAAGCGGATCAGTTCGGTCAGCTCGGATTTTTCAGTCGGGTTCATACCTGCCGCCGGTTCATCCAGTAGGAGCAAGCGGGGTTGCGTGGCCAGGGCGCGGACAATTTCCAGACGCCGCTGGTCGCCGTAAGGCAGACCGCGCGCCGGTTCATGGCGCAACTGGTCCAGATGAAAAATCGCCAGCAACTCCATCACCTGCTGTTCCACGTCTGCTTCGGCGCGACGAAATTTACCGCCGCGAATCAGTGCGTCGCGAATACCGTGCGCGCGATGCACCTGGACGGCAGTGCGCACGTTATCGAACACCGTCATGCTGGCGAAAAGGCGGATGTTCTGAAACGTTCGCGCAATCCCGCGCCGCACGAGCTGGTGCGGTTTCAATTTCGCCGTGGGCCGGCCATCGAAATGAATCGCCCCACTGGTGGGTTGATAGACTCCGGTAATGAGGTTGAACAAGGTCGTCTTCCCCGCGCCGTTGGGGCCGATCAAGCCGACCAGTTCCCGCGGCCCCACGTGCAAATCCACCTCCGACACGGCCGTCAAGCCACCGAAGCGGATGGTGACTTGATTGAGTTGAAGGAGCTGGGACATGAATTAAAAGCGCGACGTTAAACGGGTTTAGGGGCGGCGACTGAATTGGCGTTGGAATTTCTCATTTGGAATTTCTTACTTTGAACCCAAAAGTGAACAACCCTTGCGGCCGGGTGATCATGATGATGATGATGAGCAGCGCATAGAGAATCATCCGGTAATCAGAAAATTCGCGCAGATACTCGGGCAACAAGGTCAGCAAAATCGCGGCGATGATCACGCCAACGGTGCGCCCCATCCCGCCTAAAATCACCATGACCACGATGTCAATGGACTTCATGAAATCGAAGCCGGTGGGGGACAGAAACGATTTGTGATGCGCATAGAGTCCGCCCGCGATCCCGGCAAAAAACGCGCCGATGACGAAGGCGGTCACTTTGTAGCGGACGGGATTGACGCCGCTGGCGCTGGCGGCAATTTCGTCGTCGTTCACGGCAATGAAACCGCGACCGTAGGTTGAGTTGACCAGACACGTAACCACAAAAACACAGATGGCCGCGCTGCCCCACGCCCAGCCAAAATTGGTCCAGTTCGGAATGCCGGTCAGTCCGGTGGCCGCGCCGAAGGTTTCGGAGGTTTGGAAAATAACGCGGATGATTTCACCAAAACCCAGCGTGACGATGGCAAGGTAATCGCCATACAACCGCAACGTCGGCACCCCCACCGCCAGTCCGGTCAGCGCCGCAACCGAACCGCCCAAGAGTAATCCCGCCCCGAAGATCAATGGCTGCGCCCAAGGCGGCAGGGCTGGCGACAACATTAAACTGAACTTGGCCGCGATGTATCCGCCCACGGCCATGAAACCCGCGTGGCCCAGACTGAACTGGCCGGTGTGTCCGTTGATCAAATTCAAACTGACCGCCAGGATGATGTTGATGCCCACATCAATCGTCACCCCGAGGTAATAGCGATTAAAGTAAGCCGAGAAAAAAGAAACCACCACGGCGGCCAGCAGCGCGAGTAGCAGATATCTTTTCGCGCCTGATTTCATGCCGTCGCCGTTATGCTGCCCCACCACTGAACTGTGCGACCGAGCCTCGTCTCATTACGCACGCGGTGAAATGTTGGATTGGGTCGCATCGCCTTACACTTTTTCCACCTGCGGTTTGCTGAGCAGTCCGGTGGGGCGGAAGATCAGCACCACGATCAAAATGGTGAACGCGATGCCGTCGCGGTAATTGGATAACCCCGGAATCCCGCCCGCAAACGTTTCGATCACGCCAATCAAAATGCCGCCCAACGCGGCTCCCGGCAGATTGCCGATCCCGCCCACCACGGCGGCCACGAACGCTTTCAATCCGGTCTGCACACCCATGAGCGGATCAATGCTTGAATAGCTCATGGCAAATAAAATTCCGCCCGCCGCCGCCAACGCCGAGCCCAATCCGAACGTGAACGAAATGATGGAGTTGATGTTGACGCCCATCAGCGCCGCGGCTTGTTCGTTGAAGGAAACCGCCCGCATGGCCGTGCCCATGCGCGTTTTTTGCACGATGAAACGAAGCATGATCAGCAATAAGATCGTGGTGACAAACACAATGACCTGCGTGGAGCTGATGACGAGTTGATCCACGTTCCAGGTCGTCACCGGAATCAAGTCGGGAAACTTGCGCGGCGCGGCGCCGAACACCAATCGGTGCTGGCAGGTGTATTCGATGAACAGCGACACGCCGATGGCCGTGATGAGCACGGTCAATTTGGGACGATTGCGCAGCGGGCGGTACGCCAGCATTTCAATCAAGATTCCGAGTCCGGCGCAAATAGCCATGGCCAGCAGCAGCACCACGATGCCGCCGAGATAGGATTGCGGCGGAAAGAAACGTTGGACCACCGGCGTGAGAAACAAACCCGCAAACGCGCCCAGCATGAACACATCGCCGTGGGCGAAATTAATGAACCGCAGAATGCCGTACACCATCGTGTAGCCCAGCGCAATGAGGGCGTAAATGGCGCCCAACGCCAGACCATTGATGAGTTGCTGGAGAAATTCCGTCATTTCGCGTCGGTCAAAGTCCGGCGCAAGAATGGCTTACGGCTCAATCGTTTCCAAGTATTTGTATTTGCCGTCCTGGATGGTCAGAATCACGGCGGACTTCGAGGCGTCGCGTTGCGCGTTGATGGTGATGGTGCCGGTCACCGCCTTGAAATCCCTGGTGGCGGCGAGCGCGTCCCGCACTTTGGCGCCATCCGTCGAACCGGCCCGCTTGATGGCGTCCACCAGAACCAGCGCCGAATCATAACCACACGCCGCCAGCGCATCGGGCCGCTTGCCCTTCCAGCGCTGCTGATAATTCGCCACGAACGCCTTGCTCATTTCGCTCCCCACCTCGGCGCTGTAATGCGTGGAAAAATAATCGCCCTCCACGGCTTCCTTGCCGATCTCGGTGAGTTTTTCCGATTCCCAACCGTCGCCGCCCAGCAGCGGCACGTTCAACCCGAGTTGCTTGGCCTGAATGGCAATCAGCGCCGCGTCCGTGTAATAGCCCGGCACAAAAACCGCCTCGGGATTGGCCGCTTTGATCGCCGTCAATTGCCCTTTGAAATCCTTGTCGCCACCGTTGAAATCCAGTTCCGCCACGACCTGTCCGCCGTTCTTGAGGAATTGATCCTTGAAAAATTTTGCCAGCCCCTTGCTGTAATCGCTCTTCACGTCGGTGAAAATGGCCACGCGCGTCGCGTGCAACGTCCGCGTGGCGAAGTTGGCCATCACCGTGCCTTGGAACGGATCAATGAAACACACGCGGAAAATGTAATCGCCCACCTCCGTCACCTTGGGATTGGTGGAGGAAGGCGAGACCATCGGAATTTTGTTCTGCTGGCAAATGGGCGCGGCTTCCAGCGAACGACTCGATGCGACCTCGCCCAAAACACCAACCACGCCATCGCGCGAAATCAGCTTGTTGACCACCGTCGCCGGCTCCCCCGCCTTGGATTGTGTGTCCTCGGTCAACAATTCGATTTGCTTGCCCAGCACGCCGCCCGCCGCGTTGATTTCCTCGATGGCCAGCACGGTGCCTTCGTGCGACGACTGACCAAACGTCGCCTCTTTGCCCGTCAGGGACGCGAACTCGCCAATTTTGATCACATCCCCTTTGCCACCGCCGGACGGATTACAACCGGTGATCAAAAATAGCAACACCGGCGTCAAGGCCAGCGACCCCAGCCACAGATTCAAAGCTCGTTTCATATTAAATTTTCTGGTTGGCAGCAGCTTTTGCGCAGCGCTACTCCCGTCGGGACGACCTGCTCACCTTAGATAAAACGCGCGGCCCATTCAACTCTCAATGCACACCCGTCAACGCCCGCAACCCGTCTGGCCAAAATTTTGGAGAGCCAACCCCGAAATCGCGCTGGCGTTCCAACCCACGCTGACGCTGCGACCCGCCACGAAGAAATCACTGGCGGTGCGGGCTTGCTTCGCCGCCCAGAAACCCATCCCAATCGTTACGACGACCGTGATGGCGCTGAAGGCGAGGATGTAATAGTCAATGTTCATGATGGTTTTGCCACAGAGTCACAGAGGTGCAGAGTATAAAAGCCAAAGCGAATTCTTCATCTCCGTGGCTCAGTGTCTCTGTGGCTGACTTCTTTCACTTCCTCCTCCTCCAACGCAATTGAGCGGCGGATGAAATAAAACGAAATGATCCACACGGCGGGAAAGAAACCGATGCCCAACAAAAACCAGCTCAAGGTAAAACCCAGGATGCGGGTGGCCATCAATTCCGGCGCCAGATAATTCGCCAGCGGCATTCCCAACACGACCAGCAGGAACGCGAGGGCGCAGGTGATGGAGAGTTTGAGTTGTTTGCGCATCAGCGAACGCAAAAATGCTTCGCCATGCACTTCGGATGTTTTTTCCGGAACCTGGGTTTGCATGAGCCGGAAAGGTTTTAACGAAGCCGCACTTCAATTCCGAGCGGTACTCTTCGCTTGATTGAAAAAGAAATGGTTCAATCGCGTTCCTCGACGCCCTGGGGAGAAGTGCTTATCATGCCGTCATGAGCAGACCGCGGCCTGAAGCACCTCAGCTGCACGCGACGCACGTCGCGCATAAGAATCAGATGAATCCGCGACGTCACCACCGCATTTCAATGGGTGACACGGGGAGACAGCCATTTCAGCCTCCAACGGCTTCCAGCGCAAACGCCAGCACGGAGGCGGGGGATTTACCGGATGAATGTGGTGCTCGCTCGATCCGCCGATCCAGTTCCGCCGGCAAAGCCTTAAATTTCACCGAACACAATGGTCCCGGCGGCGCAAGAGGAGTCCCAAACCGCCCAACGCCAACAGTGCCAGCGAACCAGGTTCAGGAATAGGATTTGCACCTCCGAAAATCATATCGGGAAGTGTGAGTCCGACGAACCGCTCATCACTTGCGTACAGGAAAGTGATATTGAGAGGATCATTAGCACTACCAGTCAGGTTGGCGCCAAACCAATCACCCGCCGTGGAGCCGGTAGAGTCCCCAATGCGCCCCACATAAAATGCTCCCGCTGTAGTGGGCGGCGCCCCCGGAACGTCAATGATGTTACCATAAGTGCTTTGCCCCAGATAATTACCGTCAGGAAACGCGGCACGGAAGGTAATGGCGCCATAGGACCAATCGCCAGCAGCAGCACTAGCCCCATCCATGATCCCAATGGAATCCACCACAACCCAGTCAGCGGGCAAATCCAGAAGCCCATCGTTATCCGTGTCAAGATCGGTGGTGAGTGTGGGAGCGCTGCCGCTACCAATGTTGATCAACATGATGGTGCTGGCCGAATTTTCCCAATCCACCTGGGTGCCGTCGCCGCTGTGCCCCACGGTACTCGCGCCGGTCAAACCCCAGCCCTGTCCCGCCGTGTTTTGCAACACAGTCGCTCCCGGTGCAGTGGAGGTGTACTGACTGTTATTCTGCCGTGCAAAAAGAAACCCGTTGTCACCCAGTGAAAACGAGCCCAAGTCAAAAAACTGATTGATGTCTCCAGCCGCCGCCCCCTGTCCTTCGAGACTCAGCAGATAATAACCGGCCAAGGACATGTTCGGCGTTCCACGTAATTCGAAGTACTCGTTTCCGGTAGTGGCGCTGCTGTCGGACCCGTTAGGATTCGTCAATACTTCGTTGATCCAAACTTGCTGTGCGCTGGCGAAATTTACAACCAGTGACAGAGTGGCGATGGAACTAAGAATTCGTTTCATAGGTTTCTGCTTTCTGTTGCGAACTCTTCTATTAAAAACAACCCGGCTCGACAAGAAAATATTAAAAAATCGAGCGTGCCAACTTGTTTGAGCTGATCCCGATAAAACCAAGGTGCTTAAACAAGCAATCCGGGAGCGCAAGAGATAGACTGATGGTTGGCAAGATACCACGTATCCGGTGCGGATCAAGGTTCGGGCAGGGCTTCGGCCAGTTTGATGTAGTCAGGGTCGTTGGCCGTGGTGGGGCTGGGATTCAAGGGATTAACGGTGGAGGAAGTGCGCTGGGTGCGGGAATCATCCGCGCCGTATTGCTGGTTCAAGCGGATCAAGTTGGGACCGCGCCAACGCCAGATTTCCGCGTGCCCGTCCAGAAATGAAAAGGTCGCGCCGAGGTTATGTCGGGCGGTGGGCGGATTCCAAAATTGCGCCGGCCCCGCCAGGGATTCCACGCCAATCGCGCCGTTATCAATGCTGATCTGATTCTCCTCCGCAAAATCAAACACGCTGGCCGAGCGCCGCACTTCCGTCACCTTTTTGGCGACGCGCGTGTACGCGTTGTTCTTGCCCGCGTTGCAATTCAACTGCACCGAAATGGCGTAGCTGCGATTGTGCGGCTCCAGCTTTCCGCCAAGGCCGCGCAAAAACGCCCGGCTCGCGGGGCAACGGTAAATGCCCGTGCTTTTGTTATACGGAAAGAGCACGCCGGTGCGAATGGTTTCGAGGTAAGTGGGCGACCATTCCTGAACATTGCCTTGAATCCAGGCGTCCGCACCCGCCGCCGTTCCCGCAATGCCGGAAGCGCCGCCGGTGTCGTTGTTGATGAGCCGGTCCTGGTTATCGTCCGAATACATGTGAACCGCGAGCTGCAATTGCTTGACGTTGTTGAGGCAATTGGCCGCCTGCGCCTTGGCCTTGGCCCGGGACAAGGCGGGCAACAACATGGCCGCGAGAATGGCGATGATGGCAATCACCACCAGCAGCTCAATCAACGTGAAGCCCGCCGGGCGCGGACGCGACAACTTCGAGATGCGGACCAGATTCATTTCGGGAGGGTGGCGGCTTACTGGCCGGACACGCGGTAAAAGCGGCTGGAGTCCGAAATGGTGTTGGTAAAGGACGTCGTCGCTCCAGTCGCGATGATCGGCGCGCCCAGATTGCTCCATCCCTCGGTGAGCGTGGCCCGCGATTGAACCTGATAGGTCCGGTTCGCGACGCTCGACCAGGTAAGCACCACGGCCTGGCCACTGGCCCCGATGCTGGTGATGGCAAAGGCGCCCAGTTGCGGTTGGTAATTGGGATCAATGTGAAACGCCTTGAGACCATTGTTGGTATCGAGCGCAAACAGATAGTTTCCGCCAAAGGCGGTGGTGCCCACCCCGCCCAGCGTGATATTGGCGTTACGGGTGGCAAAGACTTCCTGATCGCGGAGAATCGGGCCGGCGTTCAAATCGGCCACCGCGTAAAGTTGCACGTTCGGCGAAAGGTCCGTTGCCAATCCGGCCAGGAATTTTTGATCCGCGCTCACGTTGATGCCACGGAAATTTCCCGGCGTGGGATTCAGGTAGGAATACAGCACCGTCCCCTGCCCCGTCTCCCAGTCGAACTGAATCAAATACGTCGGCGTTTGCGGTCCTTTCGCCCAGAACGTATTGGTACCAGGACCGAACGCCAGCCCCCATTGACCAAAGGCGCTGGCCACGCCCGTCACGGTAATCGCCAACGGCGGCACTTCATACTGAAAATCCATTCCGGAAGCGGTGCGCAACAGCGCCACGCTGGTGCCGGCGCGCGGCGCCACTAAAATCTGCGTGTCCGGCCCCGAACCCCGCACCGCCATGGCATCGCCCCAGCCCAGGTCAGGTTCAACCGCCGCCAAGGGATCTCCGCTAAATACAAGCGTCCGGGTTGCCGCCGCTGTGTCATCACTCCAACGGTAGAGGTCAAAGGGAGTGGTTGATGGTTTCACCGTAACGCTGCCACCATAGACTGCGCCATCAGCCGCAACGCCGACGATATTCAATCCCAGGCTCACACCACCCACCGTACCCGGGATTCCTGCGGTATCGAGGAAATGCTTCTCCGCGCCAGTTTGCGCATCCAATACGACAAGCGCCGGATCCGCGGGCAAGCGACTGACGAGGAGCAGACTATCGCTAATGGGATTGTAAGCCAGACCTCGCTCCGTGGCGGTGGCCGCACCCAAATAACTCCGCGATCCGGGTTCGAGATTCCAGAGGTTCGTCATCTGGGCGGTGTTGAAGGTCGGTGACACCGTAAGAATTCCCGCATAGCTGGTCGCCGTACCAAGCTCATTACTGACGAACAAATTATAGGCACCCGCGTCGGCCAGCGTGACATTGCGGATAACCAAAGTATCGGTGTCGGCGCCACTGATGCGACCGTCATTGACCAAATCAATGCCATCACGCCGCCACTGATAATTAAGCGGGGCCGCCGAACTGGCTTGCGCCGTGAAATTCGCGGTGGCGCCCTCCATCATTTTTTGGTGGCTTGGATTCAGCACAATGGCCACTTCCGGCGGGGTATAATTACGATTCAAAGCAAACGCCTTAAGCCCGTTGTTCGAATCGAGCGCGAACACAAAATTCGTTCCGACCGCGGTGGCGGCGGTGCCGTTCCCATTGTCGTTCTTCACCCAATACGCCTCTTGATCGCTCAAGGCTGGACCGCTGGCCAGATCGCTGATGTCGTACAGGCGTACGGTGTCGTTGGGTGATTCCAACGCCACCCCGGCCAGGAATTTTTGGGCGGTATCGGTCGCAATGCCTCGGACCGAATTGGGGATTTGCGGATCGCTGTAGGTGTGAAGGACCTGTCCGGTGCCGGCGTCCGCGTCGAACTCGATCAGATACAACGGTCCGTTGCCGGTCTTGGCCCAGAAGGTGTTTTCACCCGGACCAAAGGCCAGTCCCAGCGTGATCGCATTAAGATTATTTCCCGCGCCGGACACTTGGATTACGACCGGTGGAATTTCGGTTTGAAAGTCGTTACCGCTTTGAGTGCGGAGCAGGATGACATTGCTCCCGGTTGTCGTTCCAATCAGTATCTGGGTATCCGCACCCGCACCGCGCACCGCCAAATTGTCGCCATAACGCTTGTTCGTCTCAACGGGGTCACCAGGGTCGCCCCAGAACACCGCGAAGCCGGGCACATCCGGCGCATCACTGTCCCAGCGATAAATTTTGTAGCTGGGCGACGTGGCGTTGGCGGTGAGATTGGCGACATACACCACGCCATCTTCGGCCACGCCGACATGATTGATCGCGAACGTGCCATCCGCGACGCCGGTTAAATCGAGTGAATGTTTATACGCCCCCGTGAGCGCGTCCAATACCACCACTTGGTTGGAAGGCGTGCGGCACACCACGAGCAAATTGGTGGTCAACTCGTTGAAAGCGAGACCGCGTTCCGCATTGCCGGTGGAAATGTAAGGGCGATCCCCCGGCAGAATATTCCAGATGTTGACCATCTGTTCGGTGTTCTGGACGGGCACAACCGAGAGAACCGCCGCCGCGCTGGTGGCGCTGCCCGACGCATTGCTGAGGCGCAAGGCGTAACTGCCGACGTTTGCCAACGTCACGTTACGCAGCGTCAACAGATTGCCATGCACGCCGACGACATCCGGGCTTTCCACCAATTCCAATCCTTCAAACAGCCATTGCCGGCTAACGTCAGGCGAAGCCCAACCGTCAGCTTGGAAAGTGACGGTGGCGGTTTGCATGACGTTCCGACTCGCGGGTTGCAGCGTGAATTGAATCGGCAGATCGCCGGTGGCGGGCACGATGGCGATGGCGTTGAAGAAGCCGCGCATTTCCACCCCCACGTCGCCTTCACTGGCCACGAAGAGGGATTCACCGACGCCAATCGTTATGGTAATCACCCCGAAGTTATCCCCTTCCACAAAACCGGCGGTGATGGCCGGTCGGGTATTGGCCACGACCACGTTGAGATCGCTCAAAGTAAAAGCGTAGGTATCGGAACTGGCCCCGGTCCTGGCGTAAAATCGCAGCCCTGCGATTTCAGCAGTGTTGGAATTCCGGCCATGCACCACGATGCGGTAGGTCCCGGCGGGCAATCCATCCACGCGCATTCCGAGCGCGAGGTTGTTCGTGCCTCCCGCCCCGCCAAAAATTCCGTCGCGCACCGGACTGCCCGCGGCGTAAATCCCCGAGTTGAGCACCGTCCCCAAGGCGCTTACGGAATAACCATCGTCGTTAAAATCAATAATGTCATTGCCCTCCGGCCCATCGGCGAAGCTGCGTCCGAGATTCAACGTCACGCCAACAGCGGCTGAACCATCGCTGTAAACCAAACTCGCGGTGTCGGCGACGATCTGATTCCACTCCGCTTCCGCAGCGGGGACGATTCCGGCCGCGTGGGCGGGATCAAGCAAGCGCGCCGCACCGGTGGAGGGCGTGGCGCCAAAATCCAATAAGAGCGCCGGCGCGGCGAACGCGCCGTTAAAAGCACCCAGGGCGAGGGCACTCAGCAGCCCCAACGCGGACGAGGAATAAGATCGGAAAATTTTCATAACAGCTCTTTCGATTTGTTGTCTAGGTGAATGGATTGACTTGATGGGAAACTGATCCGAGACGATTGCACCGCCGCGCGGCCAGTCGGCTTGGGTCACCTCTCACATTCTGATGCCGATCTTAATAATACCCGATTTGATCGTCAACGGAGAAGAACACCGCGCCGCTTCGCTCGCGTTGCTCACGAATTGCCGACCCCGCAATTCCGTGTTTATACTTCGGCGGTTTTCGCGGATGAAAGTTGACCGATTCAATGATGCGTCATGGGACGATCCTATTTATTTGAATGTTCCAAATGCGGTTATCGCGCCACGGTGTCCGGCCGCCGCGATCACGGCCCGCACCTTGCCGTGCAAACCATTCACTGTCTTGATTGCCGCGAATTGTATGATGCGGTCATCAAGTTAAAAGTGCCGGCCAGCCCCGCTTCCAA comes from the Verrucomicrobiia bacterium genome and includes:
- a CDS encoding ABC transporter substrate-binding protein — encoded protein: MKRALNLWLGSLALTPVLLFLITGCNPSGGGKGDVIKIGEFASLTGKEATFGQSSHEGTVLAIEEINAAGGVLGKQIELLTEDTQSKAGEPATVVNKLISRDGVVGVLGEVASSRSLEAAPICQQNKIPMVSPSSTNPKVTEVGDYIFRVCFIDPFQGTVMANFATRTLHATRVAIFTDVKSDYSKGLAKFFKDQFLKNGGQVVAELDFNGGDKDFKGQLTAIKAANPEAVFVPGYYTDAALIAIQAKQLGLNVPLLGGDGWESEKLTEIGKEAVEGDYFSTHYSAEVGSEMSKAFVANYQQRWKGKRPDALAACGYDSALVLVDAIKRAGSTDGAKVRDALAATRDFKAVTGTITINAQRDASKSAVILTIQDGKYKYLETIEP
- a CDS encoding DUF485 domain-containing protein codes for the protein MQTQVPEKTSEVHGEAFLRSLMRKQLKLSITCALAFLLVVLGMPLANYLAPELMATRILGFTLSWFLLGIGFFPAVWIISFYFIRRSIALEEEEVKEVSHRDTEPRR
- a CDS encoding PEP-CTERM sorting domain-containing protein, translating into MKRILSSIATLSLVVNFASAQQVWINEVLTNPNGSDSSATTGNEYFELRGTPNMSLAGYYLLSLEGQGAAAGDINQFFDLGSFSLGDNGFLFARQNNSQYTSTAPGATVLQNTAGQGWGLTGASTVGHSGDGTQVDWENSASTIMLINIGSGSAPTLTTDLDTDNDGLLDLPADWVVVDSIGIMDGASAAAGDWSYGAITFRAAFPDGNYLGQSTYGNIIDVPGAPPTTAGAFYVGRIGDSTGSTAGDWFGANLTGSANDPLNITFLYASDERFVGLTLPDMIFGGANPIPEPGSLALLALGGLGLLLRRRDHCVR
- a CDS encoding prepilin-type N-terminal cleavage/methylation domain-containing protein, which translates into the protein MNLVRISKLSRPRPAGFTLIELLVVIAIIAILAAMLLPALSRAKAKAQAANCLNNVKQLQLAVHMYSDDNQDRLINNDTGGASGIAGTAAGADAWIQGNVQEWSPTYLETIRTGVLFPYNKSTGIYRCPASRAFLRGLGGKLEPHNRSYAISVQLNCNAGKNNAYTRVAKKVTEVRRSASVFDFAEENQISIDNGAIGVESLAGPAQFWNPPTARHNLGATFSFLDGHAEIWRWRGPNLIRLNQQYGADDSRTQRTSSTVNPLNPSPTTANDPDYIKLAEALPEP